The Solibacillus sp. FSL R7-0682 genome includes a window with the following:
- a CDS encoding ISL3 family transposase yields the protein MNFTMNIPGLKEVIINEMTEQKNRIVLHVSMPQKEHTCPDCGQLTDKVHDYRIQKIKHLKWFERLTVLFYKRRRYRCSCGKRFSEDSPFVERYQRFSKEWNQVVRIRSVKAKTFKEAADVLGTSSSTVIRRFKQLVHQLPEKVRLPKAIAIDEFKADTDAGTYQLIIANADTHEPIDILPNRRKETIKHYLQENGADVEIVVMDMNPSFKAAVKKALNRPVIVADRFHYCRYIHWAVDEVRRKVQNEWNSYDRKKAKRMRYVLHKDEHKLTEKERWYLNRYINMSTELKEAHELKELYKKWQRESKKESVSEVKVKLYDFYRKVEETKNPAFLKAIKTFKNWQKEILNSYAFGYSNGFLEGIKNTSKVLKRNAYGFRKFEHYKAKILLNHVYKNVGIHLG from the coding sequence ATGAATTTTACCATGAACATCCCAGGATTAAAAGAAGTAATCATCAATGAAATGACGGAACAGAAGAATCGAATTGTTCTTCATGTTTCGATGCCTCAAAAAGAACATACTTGCCCAGATTGTGGTCAATTAACAGATAAAGTTCACGATTATCGTATTCAAAAAATCAAACATTTAAAGTGGTTTGAACGTTTAACCGTTCTCTTTTATAAAAGACGCCGTTACCGCTGTTCTTGTGGCAAAAGATTTAGTGAAGATTCCCCTTTTGTCGAGCGTTACCAACGCTTTTCAAAGGAATGGAATCAGGTTGTTCGTATTCGTTCGGTTAAAGCGAAAACTTTTAAAGAAGCAGCAGATGTACTTGGTACATCTTCATCAACAGTGATTCGACGCTTTAAACAGCTTGTTCATCAATTACCAGAAAAGGTACGTTTACCAAAAGCGATTGCGATCGATGAATTTAAAGCAGATACAGATGCTGGAACTTATCAACTGATAATCGCAAACGCAGATACACATGAACCTATTGATATTTTGCCAAATCGTAGAAAAGAAACAATTAAACACTATCTTCAAGAAAATGGGGCAGATGTCGAAATCGTTGTGATGGATATGAATCCTAGCTTTAAAGCAGCAGTAAAGAAGGCTTTAAATCGTCCTGTTATTGTGGCTGACCGTTTTCATTACTGTCGCTATATTCATTGGGCTGTGGATGAAGTACGTCGGAAAGTCCAAAATGAATGGAATTCTTATGACCGTAAAAAGGCGAAGCGAATGCGCTATGTCTTGCATAAGGATGAACACAAATTAACCGAAAAAGAACGTTGGTACTTAAATCGTTATATCAATATGTCCACTGAATTGAAGGAAGCACATGAATTAAAAGAACTTTATAAGAAGTGGCAACGAGAATCGAAAAAAGAAAGTGTATCAGAAGTGAAAGTGAAATTATATGACTTCTACCGAAAGGTTGAAGAAACAAAAAATCCAGCCTTTTTAAAAGCAATAAAAACGTTTAAGAACTGGCAAAAAGAAATTCTAAATAGCTATGCATTTGGTTATTCTAATGGATTTTTAGAAGGGATTAAAAATACCTCCAAAGTATTAAAAAGGAATGCCTATGGATTCCGTAAATTTGAACACTATAAAGCAAAGATATTACTAAATCATGTATATAAAAATGTAGGGATTCACCTTGGTTAA